The candidate division TA06 bacterium B3_TA06 genome includes a region encoding these proteins:
- a CDS encoding MBL fold metallo-hydrolase, with product MQKNQFDDVTLERFIVGTLEVNCYLLTTEDSAILIDPGFPEDELVERVESLNYLESRMILLTHGHFDHTTACPLLKKNGWKVALHPEDRFLLNRVSPDFAGLGYVDEPFEPSMSLWDGVCFNIGSITLEVVATPGHSPGSVCFIERKRRWAFTGDTLFADSIGRSDLPGGDEQTLMQSLEKLKGVLEPETLVLSGHGGRAKFSTILRINPFLQD from the coding sequence TTGCAGAAGAATCAGTTTGACGACGTAACCCTGGAACGATTCATAGTTGGAACCCTTGAGGTCAACTGTTATCTTTTAACAACCGAGGATTCGGCGATCCTTATAGACCCAGGATTCCCTGAGGATGAGCTGGTGGAGCGGGTTGAATCCCTGAATTATCTTGAATCGCGGATGATCCTTCTTACCCACGGGCACTTTGACCATACCACAGCGTGCCCCTTGCTTAAGAAGAATGGCTGGAAGGTGGCGCTGCATCCTGAGGACAGATTCCTCCTCAATCGGGTCTCGCCAGATTTTGCCGGTCTTGGCTACGTAGATGAACCCTTTGAGCCCTCCATGTCTTTGTGGGATGGGGTATGCTTTAACATAGGCAGCATAACGCTTGAGGTTGTCGCCACCCCCGGTCACTCCCCTGGAAGCGTGTGTTTTATCGAACGCAAGAGGCGCTGGGCGTTCACCGGCGACACGCTTTTCGCAGACTCCATCGGACGCAGCGATCTTCCCGGAGGTGACGAGCAGACCCTTATGCAGTCCCTGGAGAAACTCAAAGGAGTTCTTGAACCCGAGACCCTGGTTCTGTCCGGTCACGGGGGCAGGGCGAAGTTCAGCACCATCTTAAGGATTAATCCCTTCCTTCAAGATTAA